The following is a genomic window from Moorella sp. Hama-1.
AAACGCGGGTTGTAAGCGCTGGTAACGGCCGCTACCTCCAGACCGCGTTCCTTCACATAGGGCACCAGGCGCTGTACCTGCCGGAGCTGGCCCGCATCTTTTAACCGGAAGGTAAGCTCCTGCCACTGCTCCAGGATGGTTTCCTTATCGCCGTCCAGGGCTATCCGGCCGCCGACGATATAGGTCACCCGGTCGGCCACCTTCTCGATATCTTCGATGATATGGGAGGAAAAGAACACCCCCCGGGTCTCGTCCTGAATTACTTCCAGCAGTTCTTGCACCAGGGTGTGACGCACCACCGGGTCCACCCCGGAGGTGGGCTCATCCAGGATTAAAACCTCGGGCCGGTGGGCCAGGGCCAGGGCCACCGCCAGCTTGGTGCGATTGCCCTTGGAGAGCTGCTTGACTGTTTTGTTGCCGGGAACCTGGAATTTAGCCAGCAAAGCATGGAAAAAGGTATCGTCCCAGGTGGGGTAATAGCGGCCAAGGAAACTGCCCAGCCAGTAACCGGTGGCCTCTTCATACAACTGGCTGTTTTCCGGGACATAACCCAGGCGGGACTTGATCGCTACCTCGTCCCGGTCCCAGGTCCGCCCCAGCACCTCTACCCGGCCGCCGTCCGGCCGGACCAGATTGGTAATGATGCGGATGGTGGTGGTTTTCCCGGCGCCGTTGGGACCGACGAAGCCCAGGATACAACCCGGCGGTAGTTCCAGGTTAATGTCCTGGAGCTGGAAACCGGGATACGCCTTGCTGACGCCCGTCAGGCGGAGAAGCGGTTGCGCTGCGCTCAAAGTTGGACACCTTCCCTCAATGGAATAAACGTTCATACCGCTGGCGCGGCACTAGCAGTGGATGAAAACGGTAAAAAGCGTCATTTTCATGATAGTCATTTACGCCAGTCACCCATACAGTATTAGTAATCAGGCCACGTGAAGCCTGGCTTCAGGTCTAACCCCGGCAGATGCGCCCGGCCTGGTTCCTCCTGGCCGGCGGGGCGCGAGGTCCTCCCACCTTGGTTGCCGGAAGGCTGTAGGGTGGTACGTGATAACAAGGGCGTTTAACCGGGCCGTCTTTACCCGGGTGGCTCTCGTCCCCGCCCGAGAAGCTCATCCAGGAGTGCCCGGAGCTCCTGCTCCTGCATGCCCACCCGCCTGGCTTCCTGGATGGCGGCGTGGAGGTGTTCCTTTACCCGAGCCTGCTTCAGGGAGGCTACCATCTCCGGCCGGACCCCGGCGACAAAGGTCCCCAGGCCCGGACGGGTGATAATCAGGCCTTCCTTTTCCAGCTCCAGGTAGGCGCGTTTGGTGGTGATCATACTGGTGGTCAGCTCTTTAGCCAGCTCGCGGATGGAGGGCAGCTGGCTGCCAGGGGGCAGTTCACCAGCCAGGATTTTGGCCCGCACCTGCTCCATGATTTGTTGGTAAAGGGGGACCGGGTTCCGGGGTGAAATGGAAAATAGCATCTTTTTTTACCTGCCCGCTCTATTTTAACCCTATTATCTGTATAGTACCGTGTATAATCTATATATACATTATAGCTAAAAAAATAGCCCTGTCAAGGGAGAACGGATAACTAGAAACTTAAAAGATACTTTCTACTTGCACTACCAACCCGGCTATCACCCGCGACCTTACCGTCCCCTGCTGCTCCGCTTCCTGGTCCAGGACGAACTTCCCGTCCTGTAAACAAAAGACCTGTACTGATTTTTGCCGGGGATCGACAATCCAGTATTCCCTGACACCACTCTTTTCGTAAACCTTATATTTGGTACGCAGGTCGTAATAGCCGGTCCCGGGGGAAAGAATCTCCACTACCAGATCCGGGGCGCCCTTAATGCGCTTCTCTTCAATAATGTCCAGCCTCGAGGTGGCAATAAAAATAATGTCTGGCTGGTAGGTTTCTTCTTCATCCAGATAGACATCAACCGGGGCATATAAAATAACCCCCAGCCCCTTCTCCAGGACAAAGCCCGCCATTTGTAATTCCAATTTCATGGATACCATCTGGTGATAGGGTGTCGGTGAAGGCGTCATTACCAGTTCCCCCCCGATCAGCTGATAGGGCGACCCTTCCGGCAGGCGGCAATAATCCTCATAGGTATACCGTTCCCGGCCTGCCGCCAGTTCCGCCAGGGTAAGGCTCATCTCCTGCACCTCCTCATCTGGTAGTGAATTTTATTATTGACAGCTTTTTTCTTTATTTTACCTAAGGGTTACCGATTGAGCAAGGGAGAATGCCTGGAGCTTTATTCTTAACTCCATATCCCTTTACTCCCGGGCACCGGGAAAGCGAAAAAGGCGCCGCAGCGCCTTTACCAGAACTATAGTAACGTAGAAGTGGAACCCTTACTTAATCGACCCTGCTATCTTCCCACTTAAACTGGCTGCGTCTGATCAAGGTAGCTTCATCCACATCTGCATCTTCTTCTCCTTTGGGGGTCCCCTTCACTATATTAAGAGGCCATGCCCTGGCAGTGGTTCATGTCACGGACGGCGATGGTACCATTTCTTCCCTGGTGGCGAGTGAGGTTGCTATGACCAGGGCAGTCAATGATATAACGAAAGAGGCTCGATGGTGTCACGGCGTAAACCTCGATTTTGAGGGCCCGGGTTATCAGGATAGCGGAGAACAATTACCAATCGTACAGGGCAGGTTTACCAGGTTCATGGGGCTGCTGTCCACTCAGTTGAAGACCGCCGGCCTTAACCTGACCCTTACCCTCCACGCTCCCAACAACGCTTATAAGGGTTATGACTACAAAGCAGCGGGAGAAATTGCTGACCGGATTATCATTATGGCTTAAGACTATAGTTCCACACCGGAGCCGGTAAGCCCTCTCGAGCAAGCTGTGGAGATGGCCCGAAGAAATCTGGCGAGATTTCCTCATACCCGGTCATTGACCAAAATCGCTCCCCCTCACTATTTCCCGGCGGAAGCTACCTGGGCCGTGGTTACCTCTAAATCGTATTCCTCCGGCCTCCATTTTTCGATATCCAGCTCTTTTTGTATTTCGTACCAGAACTCTTCCCCGTCGTCGGGTATTGTTTCGATTTGGGAGCTGATGATGTCCAGCCACTTCTTCTCTCTGGGGGACACCAGAACTTTGCCCTGGGCCATCCCCCGCTTGATGACCTCCACCGCCAGGGCGGCCGCCTTTTTGGTCGCAATGAAAGCGTCCTTTTCCTTAACCAGTTCCTGACTGATCTCCAGCACTATGCCCGGCTTCAGGACGTAGGCCTGGGGATCAAGCCTGGAATCGGAGTCGGCCAGCCAGTCCCGCATCTTCAGGGCAAAGCTGCGCCCGTCCGCCGCCGCTTCGTTCATCAGCCGGCAGTCGTAGATAAGCTGTTCCGTGGATACAACGGGTGCCGGAGCGCTCAGAAGCTTGACGTTCTGGACGGATTCGTTGCTCCACATGTCGCAGACACAGGCTGCGATGTTGCCGATGGCACTTAAATGGGCACATGCCGCCGTCTTGCCTTCCATGGAAATTGGCACCCCGGCGATGGCTTTCATGTATGGCCCCTCATAGCCGCAGTCTTTATCAGGCCCGGTGGCACCCATTTCCAATGCCACCAGGCTCCTGGGGATGGTGGCCACCCTGTCCACCGCCGCAAACACCCTGGGGATCATCCCCTGTTCCGCCAGGGCGAGGGCGGTGTTGGCAAACCCGCATGCCGTATCTCCACCGGCTATTGAGCCGGTCCGTTCGGCGATCCTGACAATGTTGGACCAGAGGAACCGCATGTCCCTGGCCCCCAGGACACCCAGGGCGAAAATGGCCTTCCTGATGTTGCAGGTGACGAGCGCCTCGTCGTGGACCTCCTTGCCGCCCGTAGACTCGATGGACAGGATATCAGCCCCGGCCTCGGCGCATTTCTCGAAGGTGATGAACATGTTTTCCAGGAGTTCGCCCCGCCTCATCAGCGGCGGCCTGAGAATCTCCCTGGTATCGTTTGGGGTACACCTCAGGAGGCTTTTCAACCCGTACTTATCCTCGTACTCGTACATCTTGTCCCGCAGGATTTTGTTAATCTCGATCCCCCACTTCGGCTTCATGGTAGTCTCCGGGAGCAGTTCAAGTTCCACGATGATGCCGGGGGCGTACAGGTCCTTCGCCCTCTTTAAAATCCCCTCGATCATCTCCGCATACTGCCTTCTGACTTCGGGCATGGTGCTCTCGTCAATATTCATCGGCGGAAGGGTCATGTTGATCTCGGGGTAAACCGTCCCTCCACCGATCACCATGCCGTTCTTTGCTCTCACGGGATGGGGCGCAATCCCGTAAACGAAATCATCAAGAGATTTGACCGCCAGTTCGCCGAAGGTTTTAACAGGCTTGTAATCCATTATGGATTCCCTCCTATCCCTTCCTTAATTCCGGCTTTAGCCGGGGCTGCCGCCCGGTCTTCCTACGCCGACAGGTCAACCCGGCCGTTTTCCTTCTGGAGCTGCTTGCAGAGTTCGGTGGCCGAGGCGGCATCGGGGGCGTACCCGTCTGCCCCGATCTCGTCCGCAAAACCCAGGGTGATAGGCGCTCCGCCGACGATCACCTTTACCTTGTCCCTCAGCCCGGCTGCGACCAGGGCATCGATGGTGGACTTCATGTTCATCATGGTGGTGGTCAGCAGGGCAGACATGGCCACGATGTCCGGCTGGTACTTCTTCACCGCCTCCACGAATTTACCCGGCTCGATATCCACGCCCAGGTTGTAAACCGTGAAACCGCTGCTCTCCATCATCATGCCTACCAGGTTTTTACCGATATCGTGCAGGTCCCCCTTGACGGTTCCCAGCACGATCTTCCCCATGGACGGCATGTCAAAGGCCTGCTGGCTCTCCTTCACCACCTCCACGCCGGCGTTCATCGCCCTGGCCGACATCAGGACCTCCGGCACGAACATCTCGTTGTTCTTGAACAGCACACCGACCCGATCCATGCCCGCGATCAGGCCCTTGTTGATCACATCCAGAGGGTCCGCTCCACTGCTCAACAAACTCTTTGTAACTTCCACTACCCGTGCTTCATCACCATCAAATACCGCCTGTGACAGTTCATCAAAGCTGGCCATCTCGACAAATCCTCCCTCATTTTTAATGATTTTTGATTGACCCGTAATCCCCGCCGGACACATCCGGCCCCTACGGGAAAGAGATGCGGCCGGGTATTGCCGGGATACCGGAGCACGGCTGGTATCAGTCATGCCTGTACAATCCCCTGCGGTGGGCCTTCAGGTAGCCGCTGCAGAAGGGATCCTTCCCCAGCAGTGCCTTTGAGGCGTGGAAGAAGCCCATCATCTCCCTGTCCAGGGGGTCCAGGATATATGAATCCATTCCGGCGGTCATCAACTGCACCATGCAGACCTGGTTGAGAACCCGCCTGTTGGGCAACCCGAAGCTGATGTTGCTGAGACCACAGATGATGTGTACGCCAGGGTAAGTCTTCCGGATGAAACCCACGGCTTCAATCAGTTCAACCCCCGCCTGGTCGCTGGTGCTGACCGGCTTCACCAGCGGGTCGATGTAGATGTCGTCCCTCTCGACACCGGCTGCTGTCAGGTCTTCCACCAGCTTACCGACGATCTCAATTCTCTTCTCCGCGGTGGACGGTATACCGTCGTTATCCATGCACAGGGCCACCACCCTGGCGTTGAAGCTCTTCACGATGGGCAAGACCGCCTCGAACCGGTCCGGTTCCGCGGTGATGGAGTTTAACATGGGCCGGCCCCTGGTCGCCAACTTCAATCCCATTTCCAGAGCCTGGGGATTGGGGCTGTCAATACACAGGGGAACGTCTACCGCTTCCCTTACGGTATTGACCAGCCAGGCCATGATCTCCGGTTCATTGTGAATCAGGGTTCCGCAGTTGACGTCGATGTAATCCGCCCCGGCCTCCGCCTGCTTCACCGCGATGTCGTGGATGTAAGCGGCATCACCCCTTTCAATTGCCTCTTTAATCGGTTTGCGACTGGTGTTGATCAATTCTCCCACAATGAGCATCGGCTGCTACCTCCCAACCCGGTATGGATTAATCCAGCTTCCTTTAACGATAGAATTGTGTTAAACTTAAGATCATGAATCAACTCCCCCTATCACATCCCTTTTAACAGTTTCAGATCCATCAGAACCAGTTCCTGTGCCCCCGCCTTGAATTATACGTTACGACAATATTAAGATCATGTAAAAAAGGCAATAATTTGTGGCTAATTTATAGTGAATTGTCGTGTATAATTTATTTACGAAGGAATAAACAGGAAAGCCGGTGATACCTTGAGCGACCGTACCCAAATATTTCAGGACATTATTTCCGCCATCCTGAGGGGAGAGGCCAACGGTGTATTGAAATCAATTAACTTGGGGCTGCAGATGGGGATGAGTGCTGACGAGATCCTGGAGGAGGCTATGATACCGGCAACCGTCCAGACCCTGGACAAATACCAGGGGGCGGATTTTTACATCCCTGATGTCATCAATGCTTCCCACGCCATCGAGGCCGGTCTGTTCGCCTTGAAACCCTACATTAAAAAAAGCCTCCAGAAGCGAAAGAAAATCGTCATCGGCACTGTGGAAGGGGATATTCATGACATCGGAAAAAACCTGGTGGCCCTGTCCCTGGGTTACGCCGGGTTTGAGGTCGTCGACCTGGGTGTGAATGTCTCGCCGGCGGAATTCGTCAGGTCGGTAGAGCAGCACCGCCCGGAGATCCTGGCAATGTCGGCATTACTGACCACAACCATGGGCGAAATGGCAAGGGTAATCAAGGCCCTGGAGAAGCACCACCTGCGCAAAAGCGTCAGGGTGCTGGTGGGTGGAGGGCCTGTGACGAGGGAGTTTGCTGAGTCCATCGGGGCGGACGCCTACGGCAGCTCGGCCCGTGAGGCCATCAGTATCGCCCAATCCCTGGTGAGCCGGTGCAGTGAGCGAGAAAGGAATTGTGCCTGTTGAAAGGGGAAGAACGACTGCCCGTACGGTGTTCGCACGGGCAGTTTTTTATTCAGGCTAATGGAGAGAAATTATTTCTCCTGTACTCGTTGGGACTCAAGCCGGTAATTTTTTTGAAAACCTTGCAGAAATAACTGCGCTCTTTAAAACCCGTCTGTATGGCGACCGACTCGACAGTCTGTTCGGTTTGACTAAGCAAGAGCTTGGCCTGTTCGATCCTCACCTTGTTAATGTGCTCTGTGAGGGAATAGCCCATCTTCTTTTTGAACAGTTGCCCCAGATATGCCGGCCGCGACCGCTTTTATCGCCGAGGTGGTACAACCCCGCCCAATAGTAACATGGTCCTTTTATCGATATTGTACTGGTCGGCTACCTGGACTTCGATGTTGAGGCGGGTGCCTGCTTCCGTCCGAGCGAGGACGTCCAGTCTGGCTCCACGGTCCAGCAGGTATTGGGGGTCTATCTCCCGGTCCAGTAGTTCGACGCGGACCAGTTCCCGACCGGGCGGTACCAGGAAAAGCTCTTTACACCGGTACACCAGACGCAAAAGGTGGGGCCATATACTGTAACTTTGGAAAGACTGCTCCTGGATAGCACCCGGACGGTGGTTTTTTATCACGTTGAACCGGCCCTCAGCGAACACCCCTTAGAGTTAAAAATGGCGGATGATAAGGGTAACAATTACGAGCAGCGTTCTTGCCGGGGTTACCAGGGCCGGGATTTCGTCGCCGAACTGGTCGCAGTAGACCCGGCGGCGGAGCGGCTCCAGCTGACCTTTGCCACCCCGGATGAGCCGGCCCGGGCCCAGTTTGATATAGCCGTCAACCCGGCCGCCGTCCAGGCCACCACCAGGGAGCTGTGGCCTGATCTCCAGCTTAACCTGGGGGAATTGCGCCTGGACGTCGAACACGTCCTGCTGGGCGTCAGCCGCAGCCAGGTGGATATCCACGCCTTCTGGCCCCTGGATCAAGGCATCCGCGGCCTGGGGTTGGGTAAAGTCTTCCTGCCGGGACCGGTCATGGACGCCGGGAAGCCGCGCAGCGCCGCCGCCGGCTTCGTTAACGCCGGCCGTGGGGAGGCGCCCCCGGGAGAGCAGGCCGGACTTCTGGACGTTACCAATCGCCGCGAATTAGCCCCCGAAGGCATAGAATGGCAGACGGACAGCACCAGCGGCGGCCTTAGGACCAAACTCTCCTTTGAGCCCATGATTGGTACCAGCCGGGAACTGTCTTTACGGCTGCCGCCCCTTTACCTCTACCGCACCCTGGCGTCGCCGGCAGCAGCGCCATTAGATTTAGCAGCAGCCGGCAGCGGCAGTTTGAACCTGAGCCTGCCGGCCGGAGATGTCAACCTGCACCTGACGGGAATGAGCCGCGAAAAGAATAAGCTCCTGGTTGACTACCAGCTCCCCGGCCCCGGTGAAGGGCAGTGGCCCCTCTATTTGCCGGAGCTGGTCTTGGTGACGCCGGCGGGCCGGGAAATAGACGGTCGCCTGGAAGAAGTGGACGCGGATGGGGGCCGGGTAGTATTTTATCTCCCTACCCGGATGGAAACGGGAGGTGGCCAGGCTGCTGCTAATACGGATCCCACCGGCCAGAGTATCACCATCAAGATAAAAAGCCTGGGCAAGAAGGTGGCCGGGGAGCGGGAATTGACCATCCCGGTACCCGCCCTGGATTAGAGATCGGAAGCAAGAAGTCAGAGGTCGGAAAAGCGCCGGAAAAACCTAAAACCGGTTCCGGATTGCAGCCTGCCTCATAGCGGGCCAAATCTGACCTGTTGCCCTGTTAAACCGGGGGCTGGGAGGGGTTCTAAGTGAACGACCCGATCTGGGACGAAAAAAGCCTGCGTAAGATCTACACCCTGGCCTACCGCCTCACCGGCGATGGGCAGGCGGCAGCGGCACTGGCGGAAGAGGTCTGCGTCCGCCTGGGCCGCCGGGGAGTAAACCCGGATTCCCTTAACGCCCTACCCCTCCGTACCTTCCAGGAGGCCAGCAGCCTTTACCTGCGCCGGTACCGGCACCTGCCGGCCGCCAACCCGGCGCCCGCCGACGGGGCCCCGGCGGGGCAGCAGGCCTTGAACGCCCTGCCGCCGGAAGAAAGGGTCGCCGTTATCCTGCGGGATATGTTCCGGTTGCCCTTAAAAGAACTGGAAACCATCCTGGCCTGGCCGCGGCATGAGGTGGGGGCCGCCCTGGCCCGGGGCCGCCGTAACCTCTGCCGGCACCTGGGTAACGGGAACGAGGTTTCCCGGATCGGGGTTAATCCAAATAAAATGAATGGATGAGCTTTATCATTTCTACCCTGGAATCGTTTTTAATCGTCCTATTTACCAAACTACCGTCGCTTTTGTCGAAATCGAAGATCAAATACCCCCCATCTTCAACCTCAAACCACCCCTGGAGGGTACCTTCCCCATGCCTGCTTTGCGGCTCCTTATATTTAGCCCTGTATTTTGCCAGGACATCTTTAGCGCTATCTCCCACCTTTGCCCCCAGGTTAGTTTTCCATACCGGGGTATAGACCGTTATGTCCAGCACTTTTAAGGAATCCTTGCCCATTACAATCTCTATACCCTGATCATACTTCCATATATACTGCCCCTCGCCGTAATAGGCCGGCTCTTCGTTCACTGTTTCTTTGTATTTATTCCCCAGGATTTTCTTGACATCATCCCGGGAATCGCCCAGATGGATACCGGCTATACTGGTCCTTGCAGCAGTTTCTTCTTTCGATTCAGGGGCTCGGGCTGGGGTTGATGTTGAGCCCTGGTCAGGATTGGCAGTTGGCGGCGGGGTTTGGGCCGGCGAATCATCCTGTCTGTTGGTAGTATTCGGCGACGGGGCAGTATCTGTACCTTTGCCGCCACCGCCGCGACCGCAACTGATTAACGTCAGGGACAGGGCTACCACAAGCAGTATTACCAGGAATTTTGGTCGCAACAGAATCAACTCCTTCGAAAATGGATGTGGGATGTGGGAGGTGGGAGGCTTGTCGGAACTGGCTACGCCAGTTCCTGAATTAAAGCTTGCCACGCCTCTCATTTTCCACCGTTCGATGGTGGCCGCATGCCACCATGGGTAACTCCTTCAGATAATCATGGTTATACTTGTTCCCCTCCAGAAATAACTAACCGCAAAAAAGGGTGGGGGATTGTAATGACGTCATTAAAAATTTTTACCCTGGTTGCCAGCAGGCATGGCGGTTATATCATGGTAAAACTGGCGCACCAGGGGGTAATAATCAAAGTAATCGCGCCAGGTTGTTTCCAGGAAGGTATAGCGGGCAGGCTCATCGCGGCTAAAAAGCAGTTGACCCTGGCTAATATGATACCGGAGAGGCAGGGGAGCATGGTTCAACACTTGAAGATCGACAGGCAAACCTATCAGTAACTCGAGCTCTATTCCTTTCTCTATTTCGTATTGTAATATTTCAGCAGGTGATAATCCTTCTTCAGCAAGGTAAACACCGACATCAATGTCGTTGAAGGGCAAACCCTCGCTAAAAGACCCATAGAGGTAGGCAAACAGGACCTCTTTATAATCACGCAGGCGGGCCACCAAGAGATCTTCCTTATGTTCCCTTTCCTGGGGGGTTAGAATGTGTTTTTTATCCTTCATGTTCCAGCACCCCGTTTACAAATCCGGCTATTTGAACTACATAATCCTCCAGGTCTTTTAATTCATGGTTAATAATGGTATATACTTGTTTGTTATCAATATCGGCGTATTGATGCACCAGCAGGTTTCTAAATTTAGCCATAGCGGCCAGCTTGGTGGCCAGTTCCCTGGTGATGATCCCGGATTGAGCCAGGATTAAGAAGCACTCGGCATAACTGGTGGGGGCTTTCCTGGCTACCCGGGCCGCCAGATGGTTGCAGATTGCCTGGGCGGCTTCAATAGCCACCAGAAGTTGATATTTAGCCGCCGCAAGGATGGTTTCGTCGGCTAAAAAATCTTCCTCCTGGATGGCGGCATATTGGGCCAGTAGCTGGAGGGCCTTCCTTATATCGGCGGCCCGTTTATTTATGAGATCCAGGTTCAAATAAAGGCGGGTAAAATCCTTTTCGTTACCCATTTTAGTATTCTCCTGTAAAATTGGCAAAACGGAAACCCTACAGGCAGAGAGCCTTTTTAACTCACCGTAACTTGGAGCCGTCCCCGGTTATATCTATACATAATTTTCCACCAAATACATCGTACCATATCTCTATTTATAATGCAATCGCAAGCCAGAACGCATACTTGCTTATCATCAATATCGTCTATATACAGCCATAGATAAATAAGCCCGGGGCCCTCCGACCGCTAAAACCGCCGGAGAGCCCCGGGCTACCGCTTCTACCTTTACTGCCGGCCCTGTCTGAAGCTATAGCTTGAAAATAGATGCTGCCGGCCGTTTGTTAGCGCCTTAAGGGAAGGGTTGTATTTCCCTTTTTCAAGGTGAATTGTAGTTTCACGCCTAACCCCAACTGAATTAATTTCATGGTAAAACTATCGCACCAGGGCCTGGTTATGATAGAATTGATTATACTTATACCAGTTCGCTGTTATTACGGGTTCACCCTGGAATTACTATACTAATTAAAGGGGGATGCCAATGACGTCATTAAAAAAATATTGGCGGGTAGGGTTGTTGGGCCTTTTTTTCATCGCCGGGTTAATTCTAATATCCAACTGCATTGGTTATGGAGAAGACCTTACGTCAGAAATCATACGCCGGCACGGGGGCAGTATGGACACAAGCACTTATTTAATCTACCTGCAAGAGTCAATCGCGAAGTATAAAACCCTGGGAACGGTCCTGGCAGTTTTCGGCGGGTCGGGATTAATAGCGGAGATGCTTCTTTTCCACATCAAAAAAGTTAATTGAGGATAAAGATGCTATAAACGTTAAATCAAACTGCTTTAAGAAGGGATAAAGGGCATGAACAATTTTTTTAACAGCAACGCCTGGAACACTTTTGTCCTTGTAATCATGGGCATAATCGCTTTTTTCACCAGGGAGATAGTAACCTTTTTTATGCTGGGCTTTGTAATCATCAGCCTGACTAATATCTATAATGTCCTCAAAGAGATCTCCAGCAAGCTGGATGATCGCAAGTAATTCTAAAGCGAAAAAGGCGCCGCAGCGCCTTTACCGGAACTATAGTAGCGTAGAATTGGGACCCTTACTTAATCGACCCCGCTATCTTGAGCATCTCCTCCAGGGTAAGCCAGCCGCTGTCCTCCAGGGTAAGCCAGCCG
Proteins encoded in this region:
- a CDS encoding Rpn family recombination-promoting nuclease/putative transposase, coding for MYRCKELFLVPPGRELVRVELLDREIDPQYLLDRGARLDVLARTEAGTRLNIEVQVADQYNIDKRTMLLLGGVVPPRR
- a CDS encoding ABC transporter ATP-binding protein, coding for MSAAQPLLRLTGVSKAYPGFQLQDINLELPPGCILGFVGPNGAGKTTTIRIITNLVRPDGGRVEVLGRTWDRDEVAIKSRLGYVPENSQLYEEATGYWLGSFLGRYYPTWDDTFFHALLAKFQVPGNKTVKQLSKGNRTKLAVALALAHRPEVLILDEPTSGVDPVVRHTLVQELLEVIQDETRGVFFSSHIIEDIEKVADRVTYIVGGRIALDGDKETILEQWQELTFRLKDAGQLRQVQRLVPYVKERGLEVAAVTSAYNPRLLQELQALAAGEVTRRPLGLEEIMLILAGNEWPKVEEA
- the hepT gene encoding type VII toxin-antitoxin system HepT family RNase toxin — its product is MGNEKDFTRLYLNLDLINKRAADIRKALQLLAQYAAIQEEDFLADETILAAAKYQLLVAIEAAQAICNHLAARVARKAPTSYAECFLILAQSGIITRELATKLAAMAKFRNLLVHQYADIDNKQVYTIINHELKDLEDYVVQIAGFVNGVLEHEG
- a CDS encoding GntR family transcriptional regulator; this encodes MLFSISPRNPVPLYQQIMEQVRAKILAGELPPGSQLPSIRELAKELTTSMITTKRAYLELEKEGLIITRPGLGTFVAGVRPEMVASLKQARVKEHLHAAIQEARRVGMQEQELRALLDELLGRGREPPG
- a CDS encoding methyltransferase MtaB domain-containing protein, producing MDYKPVKTFGELAVKSLDDFVYGIAPHPVRAKNGMVIGGGTVYPEINMTLPPMNIDESTMPEVRRQYAEMIEGILKRAKDLYAPGIIVELELLPETTMKPKWGIEINKILRDKMYEYEDKYGLKSLLRCTPNDTREILRPPLMRRGELLENMFITFEKCAEAGADILSIESTGGKEVHDEALVTCNIRKAIFALGVLGARDMRFLWSNIVRIAERTGSIAGGDTACGFANTALALAEQGMIPRVFAAVDRVATIPRSLVALEMGATGPDKDCGYEGPYMKAIAGVPISMEGKTAACAHLSAIGNIAACVCDMWSNESVQNVKLLSAPAPVVSTEQLIYDCRLMNEAAADGRSFALKMRDWLADSDSRLDPQAYVLKPGIVLEISQELVKEKDAFIATKKAAALAVEVIKRGMAQGKVLVSPREKKWLDIISSQIETIPDDGEEFWYEIQKELDIEKWRPEEYDLEVTTAQVASAGK
- a CDS encoding sigma factor-like helix-turn-helix DNA-binding protein — its product is MNDPIWDEKSLRKIYTLAYRLTGDGQAAAALAEEVCVRLGRRGVNPDSLNALPLRTFQEASSLYLRRYRHLPAANPAPADGAPAGQQALNALPPEERVAVILRDMFRLPLKELETILAWPRHEVGAALARGRRNLCRHLGNGNEVSRIGVNPNKMNG
- a CDS encoding corrinoid protein is translated as MSDRTQIFQDIISAILRGEANGVLKSINLGLQMGMSADEILEEAMIPATVQTLDKYQGADFYIPDVINASHAIEAGLFALKPYIKKSLQKRKKIVIGTVEGDIHDIGKNLVALSLGYAGFEVVDLGVNVSPAEFVRSVEQHRPEILAMSALLTTTMGEMARVIKALEKHHLRKSVRVLVGGGPVTREFAESIGADAYGSSAREAISIAQSLVSRCSERERNCAC
- a CDS encoding Uma2 family endonuclease yields the protein MSLTLAELAAGRERYTYEDYCRLPEGSPYQLIGGELVMTPSPTPYHQMVSMKLELQMAGFVLEKGLGVILYAPVDVYLDEEETYQPDIIFIATSRLDIIEEKRIKGAPDLVVEILSPGTGYYDLRTKYKVYEKSGVREYWIVDPRQKSVQVFCLQDGKFVLDQEAEQQGTVRSRVIAGLVVQVESIF
- a CDS encoding methyltetrahydrofolate cobalamin methyltransferase — its product is MLIVGELINTSRKPIKEAIERGDAAYIHDIAVKQAEAGADYIDVNCGTLIHNEPEIMAWLVNTVREAVDVPLCIDSPNPQALEMGLKLATRGRPMLNSITAEPDRFEAVLPIVKSFNARVVALCMDNDGIPSTAEKRIEIVGKLVEDLTAAGVERDDIYIDPLVKPVSTSDQAGVELIEAVGFIRKTYPGVHIICGLSNISFGLPNRRVLNQVCMVQLMTAGMDSYILDPLDREMMGFFHASKALLGKDPFCSGYLKAHRRGLYRHD
- a CDS encoding helix-turn-helix domain-containing protein, whose product is MGQLFKKKMGYSLTEHINKVRIEQAKLLLSQTEQTVESVAIQTGFKERSYFCKVFKKITGLSPNEYRRNNFSPLA
- a CDS encoding nucleotidyltransferase domain-containing protein, with protein sequence MKDKKHILTPQEREHKEDLLVARLRDYKEVLFAYLYGSFSEGLPFNDIDVGVYLAEEGLSPAEILQYEIEKGIELELLIGLPVDLQVLNHAPLPLRYHISQGQLLFSRDEPARYTFLETTWRDYFDYYPLVRQFYHDITAMPAGNQGKNF
- a CDS encoding cobalamin B12-binding domain-containing protein, which encodes MASFDELSQAVFDGDEARVVEVTKSLLSSGADPLDVINKGLIAGMDRVGVLFKNNEMFVPEVLMSARAMNAGVEVVKESQQAFDMPSMGKIVLGTVKGDLHDIGKNLVGMMMESSGFTVYNLGVDIEPGKFVEAVKKYQPDIVAMSALLTTTMMNMKSTIDALVAAGLRDKVKVIVGGAPITLGFADEIGADGYAPDAASATELCKQLQKENGRVDLSA